A window of the Sphaerobacter thermophilus DSM 20745 genome harbors these coding sequences:
- a CDS encoding response regulator transcription factor → MTSSDALERARQSFSSRAWSDAYDALAAADKQASLSAGDLERLAIAAFLVGQLPHSVNAWARAHREFLQSGDPVRAARSAFWVAFVLLDLRDVAAANGWVARAQRLLDAGAHDCVERGYLLLPAALRHAASGDPAGALARFRQATEIGERFGDPDLVALARQGEARALLWMGKIPDGTALLDEVMVAVTTGEVSPLVTGTVYCSVIEACQEIYDLQRAHTWTTALTRWAESQPGLITYRGQCLVYRAAILQVRGAWPAALDAVKRAQEWFARIPADPATGSAFYRQGDLHRLRGEFTQAEEAYLSASQWGRRLEPGLALLRLSQGKHDVAAASIRRAVDETRDRLARSELLPAYVDIMLAVDDLAAARLAADELAQIASALDAPLLHAQAAHAAGAVLLCEGVAQAALAALRRAWAAWQEIEAPYEGARTRVLIALACRELGDEETARIELDAARWSFSQLGAAPDVARVEALSRTHPTAPTAGLTAREVEVLRLVAEGKTNRAIAEDLFISEKTVARHISNIFTKLDLSSRAAATAYAYEHGIVSPST, encoded by the coding sequence ATGACAAGTTCCGACGCACTCGAACGGGCCCGGCAGTCCTTCAGCAGTCGCGCGTGGAGTGATGCCTACGACGCGCTGGCCGCCGCGGACAAACAGGCGTCGCTCTCGGCAGGCGACCTGGAGCGGCTTGCCATAGCCGCCTTCCTCGTCGGGCAACTTCCTCACAGTGTGAACGCCTGGGCACGGGCCCATCGGGAGTTCCTCCAGAGTGGCGACCCGGTGCGAGCGGCGCGCAGCGCCTTCTGGGTCGCCTTCGTCCTCCTCGACCTGCGTGATGTGGCCGCGGCTAATGGCTGGGTCGCTCGCGCACAGCGGCTGCTCGACGCTGGCGCCCATGACTGCGTCGAGCGAGGCTACCTGCTCCTCCCCGCTGCACTCCGCCACGCTGCCTCAGGCGACCCTGCGGGCGCGCTCGCTCGCTTCCGCCAGGCTACCGAGATTGGAGAGCGCTTTGGCGATCCTGATCTGGTGGCCCTCGCCCGCCAGGGAGAAGCACGGGCCCTGCTCTGGATGGGGAAGATCCCGGATGGCACAGCGCTGCTCGATGAGGTCATGGTCGCCGTCACGACCGGCGAGGTTTCCCCGCTCGTGACCGGCACCGTCTACTGCAGCGTGATCGAGGCGTGCCAGGAGATCTACGACCTCCAAAGGGCCCACACCTGGACAACAGCACTGACCCGCTGGGCGGAGTCCCAACCTGGGCTGATCACCTACCGCGGGCAGTGCCTCGTTTACCGCGCGGCGATACTCCAGGTGCGCGGCGCATGGCCGGCCGCCCTGGACGCAGTGAAGCGGGCGCAGGAGTGGTTCGCCCGGATACCTGCTGACCCGGCGACCGGCTCCGCGTTCTACCGGCAGGGCGACCTTCACCGGCTGCGAGGTGAGTTCACTCAGGCCGAGGAAGCCTACCTCAGTGCGAGCCAGTGGGGACGACGGCTCGAGCCGGGCCTGGCACTCTTGCGGCTGTCCCAGGGGAAACACGACGTCGCCGCGGCCTCGATTCGCCGCGCCGTCGACGAGACGCGCGACCGGCTCGCCCGCTCCGAGCTGCTCCCTGCCTACGTCGACATCATGCTCGCCGTGGACGACCTCGCCGCGGCGCGGTTAGCCGCCGATGAGCTTGCTCAGATCGCCAGCGCTCTCGACGCGCCCCTGCTGCACGCCCAGGCAGCCCACGCCGCCGGGGCAGTCCTCCTCTGTGAGGGCGTGGCCCAGGCCGCACTCGCCGCACTGAGGCGAGCCTGGGCTGCCTGGCAGGAGATCGAGGCCCCGTACGAGGGCGCACGTACCCGCGTGCTGATCGCGCTCGCCTGCAGGGAGCTCGGGGACGAAGAGACGGCGAGGATCGAGCTGGATGCGGCGCGCTGGTCCTTCAGCCAGCTCGGCGCCGCGCCCGATGTGGCCCGTGTCGAGGCTTTGTCCCGGACGCATCCGACCGCACCCACGGCGGGACTGACCGCGCGCGAGGTGGAGGTGCTCCGTCTCGTGGCCGAGGGCAAGACCAATCGCGCGATCGCCGAAGACCTGTTCATCAGCGAGAAGACGGTCGCGCGCCACATCAGCAACATCTTCACCAAGCTCGATCTCTCGTCGCGAGCGGCAGCCACGGCGTACGCCTACGAACACGGCATCGTGTCCCCGTCTACATAG
- a CDS encoding flavin-containing monooxygenase has product MTVQRDPERLQTIVIGGGQAGLAVGYHLARHGLPFVILDANERVGDSWRKRWDSLRLFTPAQFDALPGMRVPAPNHAFITKDEMADYLETYAQRFALPVRTGTRVDRLSRDESGFVVTAGDRTLHAEQVVVAMSNYQQPRVPEFARDLAPDIVQVHSIDYRNPGQLQNGGVLVVGAGNSGAEIAIEVAREHPTWLSGRSTGQLPFRIDGRAARLGLVRFVLRVLFHRVLTLRSPLGRRFRAKLAGHGGPLIRLKGEDLAAAGIMRVPRVSGVQEGRPRLEDGRVLDVANVIWCTGFHPGFSWIDLPVLQDGRPAHDEGIVPSEPGLYFVGLEFLSAASSVMIHGVGRDAARIGDAVAARARSRAPVSAEEPALAAA; this is encoded by the coding sequence ATGACCGTTCAGCGCGATCCAGAGCGGCTGCAGACGATCGTCATCGGCGGTGGTCAGGCGGGCCTCGCCGTCGGGTATCACCTGGCTCGCCACGGCCTGCCGTTCGTGATCCTCGACGCCAACGAGCGGGTCGGCGATTCCTGGCGCAAGCGGTGGGACTCCCTCCGCCTGTTCACCCCGGCACAGTTCGACGCACTCCCGGGGATGCGTGTCCCGGCGCCGAACCATGCCTTCATCACCAAGGACGAGATGGCCGACTACCTCGAAACCTACGCTCAGCGATTCGCACTGCCGGTCCGCACTGGAACGCGGGTGGATCGGCTCTCACGGGACGAAAGCGGGTTCGTGGTGACGGCAGGCGATCGGACGTTGCATGCCGAGCAGGTCGTCGTCGCGATGAGCAACTACCAGCAGCCTCGTGTGCCCGAGTTCGCCCGCGACCTCGCGCCGGACATCGTCCAGGTACACTCGATCGACTACCGCAACCCCGGCCAACTCCAGAACGGTGGCGTCCTCGTCGTCGGGGCAGGCAACTCGGGCGCGGAGATCGCCATCGAAGTCGCGCGGGAGCACCCAACGTGGCTCTCCGGGCGGAGCACCGGCCAACTCCCCTTCCGGATCGACGGGCGGGCAGCGCGGCTCGGGCTCGTCCGCTTCGTCCTCCGCGTGCTGTTCCACCGTGTCCTCACCCTCCGATCGCCCCTTGGCCGCCGCTTCCGTGCGAAGCTCGCCGGTCACGGCGGACCACTCATCCGCCTCAAGGGCGAGGACCTGGCGGCCGCGGGGATCATGCGCGTGCCGCGAGTCAGTGGGGTGCAGGAAGGTCGCCCCCGCCTGGAAGACGGCCGCGTCCTCGACGTGGCGAACGTCATCTGGTGCACCGGTTTCCACCCGGGCTTCTCGTGGATTGACCTTCCGGTGCTGCAGGATGGCCGTCCCGCGCACGACGAGGGAATCGTGCCCAGCGAACCGGGCCTCTACTTCGTCGGGCTGGAGTTCCTTTCCGCGGCATCGTCCGTCATGATCCATGGCGTCGGTCGGGATGCCGCTCGCATCGGAGACGCGGTCGCCGCACGAGCTCGAAGTCGCGCACCTGTGTCTGCCGAGGAACCGGCCCTGGCGGCTGCCTGA
- a CDS encoding class I SAM-dependent methyltransferase yields MVSQDIAQTRAEWDRIAPGYDRTNTRTQMALGAEALRRAGLSPGTRFLDVASGSGALSVPAARIGASVVAVDLSPVMLTLLQERAHREGLAIETQVMDGQALAIDDDSFDVAGSQFGVMLFPDMPRGVHELARVARRGGRVLMVSYGDPHAIDFLTFLIRGIQAVRPDFTGPPADPTPLPFQLQDPARLHRELVDAGLTEVTVSTVTEATEFQDGAELWDWVIWSNPIAPALIDGLELTSVEREAVIDRLETLIRARAGGSGPATLTNPVHIGIGTK; encoded by the coding sequence ATGGTTTCCCAGGACATCGCGCAGACCCGAGCCGAATGGGATCGCATCGCCCCTGGCTACGACCGGACCAACACCCGCACGCAGATGGCACTCGGAGCCGAGGCGCTCCGTCGCGCCGGACTGAGCCCCGGCACGCGCTTCCTCGACGTCGCTTCCGGCAGCGGGGCGCTCAGCGTTCCGGCCGCGCGAATCGGCGCGAGCGTCGTCGCTGTGGACCTGTCCCCGGTCATGCTCACGCTCCTGCAAGAGCGGGCACACCGTGAGGGGCTCGCCATCGAGACGCAGGTGATGGACGGTCAGGCGCTCGCGATCGACGATGACAGCTTCGATGTGGCAGGGTCCCAGTTCGGCGTCATGCTCTTCCCCGACATGCCGCGGGGAGTGCACGAACTGGCCCGGGTTGCCCGCCGTGGCGGGCGGGTTCTGATGGTCTCGTACGGCGACCCTCATGCGATCGACTTCTTGACGTTCCTGATCCGCGGTATCCAGGCGGTCCGTCCCGACTTCACCGGCCCGCCCGCCGATCCCACGCCACTGCCCTTCCAGTTGCAGGACCCTGCCCGCCTCCACCGGGAACTGGTCGACGCCGGTCTCACTGAGGTCACGGTGTCCACCGTGACCGAGGCCACCGAGTTTCAGGACGGCGCCGAGCTCTGGGACTGGGTCATCTGGAGCAACCCGATCGCGCCGGCCCTGATCGACGGCCTGGAACTCACGAGCGTGGAGCGCGAAGCGGTTATCGACCGTCTCGAAACGCTGATCCGCGCCCGGGCCGGAGGGAGTGGCCCAGCCACACTGACCAACCCGGTGCACATCGGGATCGGCACGAAGTAA
- a CDS encoding tetratricopeptide repeat protein, with protein sequence MAKRKRSKRPAEAVRRPPPRELDQVRELLEQQDYASAREQLLDLADRPNPHPMVLQALASVAQALEDWRSYLLALESWHRQQPNDADVTLALGDAYMRNLRPVLALRTFESFQQRWPDHPQVPEVEQVLMQLRPSVDEMLAEAGLSGEEGLQLAALHEEIQSLMDQGRTSEARATAQKFLKRWPDFVPVLNNLTLVLTVEGAYDQAIATARRALEIDPENVHARGNLIRVLMMTGQVEKARSEADRLALVEDVRDDQWLKLAEAFSFVGYDERVLDVYERAEAARALGMPGGAYICHLAAVAAMNRGDEQRARQLWERALKLDPGMHSARENLADLSRPVGQRHAPWPFELRNWVSERVMENLLSGFTAAVIAGDEDRLARAVRRMLRQSPELKAVVPILLERGDSAGRTLAVQIAAYSEDPTLLEALHQFALSQRGTDTLRQQAITAVQDAGLLKPGQTFDMWIDGEWTTVQAQGFELHEEPLEVAHAPEVEAWLAEARAALQARQPERAETLFKQALEVEPGSPGIRTYLAQALTLQRRFDEAEALLEAVMADSPDYMFATLGLAQVRIEQGRYSDARAMLLPLLSRTRYHVDEYVALGSLMIHLSLVERKKEDARRWAATLERVMPDHPMVQKLAELARR encoded by the coding sequence ATGGCCAAGCGCAAGCGGAGCAAGCGGCCCGCGGAGGCGGTTCGGCGGCCGCCACCCAGGGAGCTCGACCAGGTCCGGGAACTGCTCGAGCAGCAGGACTATGCTAGTGCTCGTGAGCAGCTACTTGACCTGGCCGACCGGCCCAATCCCCACCCGATGGTCCTTCAGGCGCTGGCGTCGGTCGCTCAGGCACTCGAAGATTGGCGCAGTTATCTCCTCGCCCTGGAGTCGTGGCATCGACAGCAGCCGAACGATGCTGACGTGACCCTGGCGCTGGGCGATGCCTACATGAGGAACCTGCGCCCGGTGCTTGCCCTCCGAACCTTCGAATCCTTCCAGCAGCGCTGGCCGGATCATCCCCAGGTGCCAGAGGTTGAACAGGTCCTCATGCAGCTCCGACCGTCGGTCGACGAAATGCTTGCCGAGGCAGGTCTAAGCGGCGAGGAAGGGTTGCAGCTCGCTGCACTCCACGAAGAGATCCAGTCGCTGATGGATCAGGGGCGGACGAGCGAGGCCCGGGCGACGGCGCAGAAGTTCCTCAAGCGGTGGCCTGATTTTGTGCCGGTGCTGAACAACCTGACGCTGGTCCTGACGGTCGAGGGGGCCTATGACCAGGCGATCGCGACCGCCCGACGTGCCCTGGAGATCGATCCCGAGAACGTCCACGCACGTGGCAACCTGATCCGCGTCTTGATGATGACGGGCCAGGTGGAGAAGGCCCGGTCCGAGGCTGATCGCCTGGCGCTGGTTGAAGACGTTCGAGACGACCAGTGGCTCAAGTTGGCGGAGGCGTTCAGCTTCGTCGGGTACGACGAGCGCGTGCTCGACGTGTATGAGCGCGCGGAGGCAGCACGCGCGCTCGGCATGCCAGGGGGTGCGTACATCTGCCACCTGGCCGCGGTGGCAGCGATGAACCGCGGCGACGAGCAGCGAGCGCGGCAGTTGTGGGAACGGGCATTGAAGCTCGACCCCGGCATGCATTCCGCCCGGGAGAATCTCGCGGACTTGAGCCGGCCCGTCGGCCAGCGGCACGCGCCGTGGCCCTTCGAGTTGCGCAACTGGGTTTCCGAGCGGGTCATGGAGAACCTGTTGTCGGGCTTTACGGCGGCGGTGATCGCGGGTGACGAGGACCGTCTTGCCCGCGCAGTTCGGCGGATGCTGCGGCAGAGCCCGGAATTGAAGGCCGTGGTTCCGATCCTCCTCGAACGGGGGGACTCGGCCGGTCGGACGCTGGCGGTGCAGATCGCCGCATACTCGGAGGATCCGACTCTGCTCGAAGCGCTGCATCAGTTCGCCCTGTCCCAGCGCGGAACGGACACGCTGCGCCAGCAGGCGATCACGGCGGTGCAGGATGCCGGTCTCCTGAAACCGGGCCAGACATTCGACATGTGGATCGATGGGGAATGGACCACCGTGCAGGCGCAGGGCTTCGAGCTCCACGAGGAACCGCTCGAGGTTGCGCATGCTCCTGAGGTCGAAGCCTGGCTCGCGGAGGCTCGGGCGGCGCTCCAAGCCAGGCAGCCGGAACGGGCGGAGACACTCTTCAAGCAAGCGCTCGAGGTTGAGCCCGGGTCACCGGGCATCCGAACGTACCTGGCGCAGGCCCTCACGCTGCAGAGGCGCTTCGATGAGGCGGAGGCCCTGCTGGAGGCGGTGATGGCCGACAGCCCCGACTACATGTTTGCAACGCTTGGACTCGCGCAGGTTCGTATCGAGCAGGGGCGGTACTCCGACGCTCGCGCGATGTTGCTACCGCTGCTCAGCCGGACCCGCTACCACGTCGACGAGTACGTGGCGCTCGGGTCGCTGATGATCCATCTGTCGCTGGTTGAGCGCAAGAAAGAGGATGCACGCCGGTGGGCCGCAACCCTTGAGCGCGTCATGCCGGATCACCCCATGGTGCAGAAGCTGGCGGAACTCGCTCGACGCTGA
- a CDS encoding endonuclease III domain-containing protein: protein MKEPFDIDVAIDRVRQAVRDFPPAALFALADEGHRSLFEQVVACILSIRTYDEVTLPTARRLFAAAPTPAAVADLPIGDLEELIRTVSFAEPKARQIHAIARATVEEHGGTLPCDRELLLGFNGVGPKCAHLALGIACGEPWISVDVHVHRVTNRWGYVQTRTPAQTTAALEAHLPERYWVEINRLLVPFGKHVCTGDRPHCSTCPVLPMCRQVGVTSHR from the coding sequence ATGAAAGAACCGTTCGACATCGACGTCGCCATCGATCGCGTCCGCCAGGCCGTTCGCGACTTCCCGCCGGCGGCGCTCTTCGCGCTGGCAGACGAGGGCCACCGCTCCCTGTTCGAGCAGGTCGTGGCCTGCATCCTTTCGATCCGCACCTATGACGAGGTGACCCTCCCAACTGCCCGTCGACTCTTCGCCGCCGCGCCGACTCCGGCCGCCGTGGCGGATCTTCCCATTGGGGACCTTGAGGAACTCATCCGTACGGTGTCCTTCGCCGAGCCCAAGGCGCGGCAGATCCACGCCATCGCCAGGGCGACCGTCGAGGAGCACGGCGGCACCTTGCCTTGCGACCGAGAGCTCCTGCTCGGCTTCAACGGCGTCGGACCGAAGTGCGCACACCTGGCGCTCGGGATCGCCTGTGGAGAGCCCTGGATCAGCGTGGATGTCCATGTCCACCGCGTCACCAACCGCTGGGGGTATGTCCAGACGAGGACACCAGCGCAGACGACCGCAGCGCTGGAGGCCCACCTTCCTGAGCGGTATTGGGTCGAAATCAACCGCCTCTTGGTGCCCTTCGGGAAGCATGTCTGCACCGGCGACCGGCCGCACTGCTCGACTTGCCCCGTGCTACCGATGTGCCGGCAGGTAGGGGTGACGTCGCACCGCTGA
- a CDS encoding M81 family metallopeptidase, whose amino-acid sequence MAIRIVTGGIAQETNTFQWQPTTLEDFQTGSSGIHRGQEILDLDGTGTIYGGIVAEARRQGVELIPTTYAHAVPGGRVTRHAFETLKQEILDGIRAALPVDGVLLGIHGAMALEDEDDGEGPLIAAVRELVGPNVPIVAPLDLHTNLSGAMMAGADAFVGYKHYPHIDTPETGAHAMRILLAAIRGEARPTMAHVRLPLIAPNQSMVTTWQSPLKTAIDRAREIEQEPGVLAATVLGGFPFADVPFAGVATIVVTDGDPALARRYATELARICWDLRDDFTIHPTPIADAIAEAMAGEPGSVYVLADIADSGASGTAGDGTAVLRGLLEANARSAAVAQIMDPEAVAACIEAGVGATVTLSVGGKHDKYHGEPVEVTGRVRLIHEGRFPILGPMGAGTYASRGKTVVLEIGGPDGIELQLTELRGHPHDLNFFRCFGIEPTQRRILVLKSAAHFRAAFEPIATKVIEVDAPGISSPRLERFDYRRLRRPIYPLDPETTWSPED is encoded by the coding sequence ATGGCGATCCGGATCGTCACCGGAGGCATCGCGCAGGAGACGAACACATTCCAGTGGCAGCCGACCACGCTGGAGGACTTCCAGACCGGGTCGAGCGGCATCCATCGGGGGCAGGAGATTCTGGACCTCGACGGGACTGGAACCATCTACGGCGGCATCGTTGCCGAGGCCAGGCGCCAGGGCGTGGAGTTGATTCCGACCACGTACGCCCACGCGGTGCCGGGCGGACGGGTCACCCGCCACGCGTTCGAGACTCTGAAGCAGGAAATCCTCGACGGCATCCGCGCGGCGCTGCCGGTCGACGGCGTCCTGCTCGGCATCCACGGCGCGATGGCGCTCGAAGATGAGGACGACGGCGAGGGACCGCTGATCGCGGCCGTGCGCGAACTCGTCGGACCGAATGTGCCCATCGTCGCACCGCTGGACCTCCACACCAACCTATCCGGCGCCATGATGGCGGGAGCCGACGCATTCGTCGGTTACAAGCACTATCCGCACATCGACACGCCCGAGACCGGCGCGCACGCCATGCGCATCCTCCTGGCAGCTATCCGTGGCGAGGCGCGGCCCACAATGGCGCACGTCCGCCTGCCCCTCATCGCGCCGAACCAGTCGATGGTGACGACCTGGCAGTCCCCGCTCAAGACGGCGATTGATCGCGCTCGCGAGATCGAGCAGGAGCCGGGTGTCCTCGCCGCAACGGTGCTGGGCGGGTTCCCCTTCGCCGACGTGCCCTTCGCCGGCGTCGCCACGATCGTCGTGACCGACGGTGACCCGGCACTCGCCCGGCGCTACGCCACGGAGTTGGCCCGTATCTGCTGGGACCTGCGCGACGACTTCACTATCCACCCGACCCCGATCGCGGACGCCATCGCCGAGGCCATGGCCGGGGAACCGGGGAGCGTCTACGTCCTGGCGGATATCGCCGACTCGGGCGCGAGCGGCACGGCCGGGGACGGCACCGCCGTCCTCCGCGGGCTGTTGGAAGCGAATGCCCGCTCGGCTGCGGTGGCTCAGATCATGGATCCGGAGGCGGTGGCGGCCTGCATCGAGGCGGGCGTCGGCGCGACCGTCACGCTCTCGGTCGGCGGCAAACACGACAAGTACCACGGCGAGCCAGTCGAGGTCACCGGCCGCGTGCGCCTCATCCATGAGGGCCGCTTCCCGATCCTTGGCCCTATGGGCGCAGGGACCTATGCCAGCCGGGGGAAGACGGTCGTGCTTGAGATCGGCGGTCCGGACGGCATCGAGCTACAGCTCACGGAACTGCGCGGCCATCCCCATGACCTCAATTTCTTCCGCTGTTTCGGGATTGAGCCGACCCAGCGTCGCATCCTGGTACTGAAGAGCGCCGCGCACTTCCGCGCCGCCTTTGAACCGATCGCCACCAAGGTCATCGAGGTCGATGCGCCCGGCATTAGCAGCCCGCGCCTTGAGCGCTTCGACTACCGGCGGCTGCGTCGGCCGATCTACCCGCTCGACCCCGAGACGACCTGGTCCCCCGAGGACTAG
- a CDS encoding phytoene desaturase family protein: MRSRKVVTMRDAGNDAIVVGSGPNGLAAAIVLARAGRSVVVYEAATTWGGGLRTEELTLPGFRHDVCATSLPLAAASPFFRELSLDKYGMSWVHPDAPLAHPLHDGTAVLLERSVETTAAGLGADGTAWQRIFGALAARAEMLAHDLLGPLRVPRHPIALARFGALGLLPARTLARAVFTEERARALFAGLAAHSMLALDQPVSAAIGLVLGMYAHAVGWPFVRSGAQVLADALVACLRGAGGEIVTGQPVVSLDTLPVARQVLLDLSPCQVVALAGERLNPGDRRRLCRYRYGPGVFKVDWALDGPIPWRAPECRRAGVVHLGGTLDEIAAAEWAATHGRVPERPFVLLAQPSLFDPTRAPAGRHTAWAYCHVPHGCGVDMTERIEAQVERFAPGFRDRILARHTRSPREFEAYNPNYVGGDINGGVQDLRQLFTRPVPRWDPYRTSDPTLFICSASTPPGGGVHGMSGYHAARSALRAAR; this comes from the coding sequence ATGCGGTCGCGGAAGGTGGTGACGATGCGCGACGCGGGCAACGACGCGATTGTGGTCGGCTCAGGGCCGAACGGGCTGGCCGCCGCCATCGTGCTGGCGCGTGCCGGCCGCTCGGTGGTGGTCTACGAGGCTGCGACCACCTGGGGCGGCGGTCTGCGCACCGAAGAACTGACTCTGCCGGGATTCCGCCACGACGTGTGCGCGACCTCGCTCCCGCTGGCGGCTGCGTCGCCCTTCTTTCGTGAACTCTCGCTGGACAAGTACGGGATGTCCTGGGTGCACCCGGATGCGCCGCTGGCGCACCCGTTGCACGACGGCACCGCGGTACTTCTCGAGCGGTCGGTGGAGACCACCGCTGCGGGACTCGGGGCGGACGGCACGGCCTGGCAGCGGATCTTCGGCGCTCTCGCGGCGCGGGCGGAGATGCTCGCCCACGACCTGCTCGGACCACTCCGCGTGCCGCGGCACCCGATCGCGCTCGCCCGATTCGGAGCCCTGGGTTTGCTCCCCGCCCGTACGCTGGCGCGCGCGGTCTTTACCGAGGAGCGTGCTCGGGCCCTGTTCGCCGGGCTGGCCGCGCACTCGATGCTCGCGCTCGATCAACCGGTCAGCGCGGCGATTGGTCTCGTCCTCGGGATGTACGCCCACGCCGTCGGCTGGCCGTTCGTCCGCAGTGGCGCACAGGTGCTCGCCGATGCGCTCGTCGCGTGCCTGCGGGGGGCCGGCGGTGAAATCGTGACCGGCCAACCCGTGGTGTCGCTGGACACGCTGCCCGTGGCGCGACAGGTGCTGCTCGACCTGTCGCCTTGCCAGGTGGTGGCGCTTGCCGGGGAGCGGCTGAACCCTGGTGATCGCCGTCGCCTGTGCCGTTACCGGTATGGGCCGGGGGTCTTCAAAGTCGACTGGGCGTTGGACGGTCCGATCCCCTGGCGTGCGCCGGAGTGCCGGCGGGCCGGCGTCGTGCACCTGGGCGGTACGCTGGATGAGATCGCGGCGGCCGAATGGGCGGCGACGCACGGTCGCGTACCGGAGCGGCCCTTCGTACTCCTGGCGCAGCCGTCGCTCTTCGATCCCACCCGAGCACCGGCCGGTCGGCACACGGCGTGGGCCTACTGCCACGTCCCGCACGGCTGCGGGGTGGACATGACCGAGCGCATTGAAGCGCAGGTCGAGCGCTTCGCCCCGGGGTTTCGCGATCGGATCCTGGCCCGCCACACCCGCTCTCCCCGCGAGTTCGAGGCGTATAACCCGAACTACGTGGGTGGGGACATCAACGGCGGCGTTCAGGACCTGCGTCAGCTCTTCACCCGGCCTGTGCCGCGTTGGGACCCGTACCGCACGTCCGACCCAACGCTCTTCATCTGCTCCGCGTCGACACCGCCCGGTGGGGGCGTGCACGGAATGAGTGGTTACCACGCCGCGCGCTCGGCCTTGCGCGCGGCGCGGTGA
- a CDS encoding ornithine cyclodeaminase family protein — protein sequence MLVLTAADVQELVPMGTAVDLMKQVFAELSAGRTESPLRTPLEVPEHEGVTLFMPAHVPSAEGLGVKIVSVFPRNPQRGKPTIHAVVLLTSTETGEPLALLDGTFITALRTGAVSGAATDLLARPDSRVLTVIGAGAQGVTQAWAVATVRPIERVNVFDVNADAAASFADRLRAYDPALAEKVVPVDDVHRAVAESDVICTATTARQPVFADADIRPGTHINAIGAFTPEMQEVPPETVARSYLVVDAVDAAMAEAGDLLKAIDAGLLSRDAVRVELGHVVNGSAERRSNPEQVTFFKSVGNAVQDVIVARYAVTAAEQSGRGQTITL from the coding sequence ATGTTGGTACTCACAGCCGCTGACGTGCAGGAACTGGTGCCGATGGGCACCGCCGTCGACCTGATGAAGCAGGTCTTTGCCGAACTCTCGGCAGGGCGCACGGAGTCACCGCTGCGGACCCCACTCGAAGTCCCGGAACATGAGGGGGTGACGCTCTTCATGCCCGCCCATGTCCCGTCCGCCGAAGGACTCGGGGTGAAGATTGTCTCGGTCTTCCCGCGCAACCCGCAGCGCGGCAAGCCGACCATCCACGCCGTCGTGCTCTTGACCAGCACGGAAACCGGCGAGCCGCTCGCCCTCCTCGACGGCACGTTCATCACCGCACTCCGCACCGGTGCCGTCTCGGGCGCGGCCACCGACCTGCTGGCTCGCCCCGACAGCCGCGTCCTCACGGTGATCGGCGCCGGTGCCCAGGGAGTGACTCAGGCCTGGGCCGTCGCTACCGTGCGGCCGATTGAGCGCGTCAACGTGTTCGACGTGAACGCCGACGCCGCCGCCTCGTTCGCTGATCGCCTGCGCGCCTACGACCCGGCGCTGGCCGAGAAGGTGGTGCCCGTCGACGACGTGCACCGCGCCGTGGCCGAGTCCGACGTGATCTGCACAGCCACCACCGCGCGTCAGCCCGTCTTCGCCGACGCTGATATCCGGCCCGGAACACACATCAACGCCATCGGCGCCTTCACGCCCGAGATGCAGGAGGTTCCGCCCGAAACCGTCGCGCGCAGCTACCTGGTGGTGGATGCGGTCGACGCGGCGATGGCCGAGGCTGGCGACCTGTTGAAGGCCATTGATGCCGGCCTCCTCTCCCGCGACGCGGTGAGGGTTGAGCTCGGGCACGTCGTCAACGGCAGTGCCGAGCGACGCTCCAACCCGGAGCAGGTGACTTTCTTCAAGTCGGTGGGGAACGCGGTGCAAGACGTGATCGTCGCCCGCTACGCGGTCACCGCAGCCGAGCAGTCGGGACGTGGCCAGACGATCACCCTCTAA